A DNA window from Candidatus Vicinibacter affinis contains the following coding sequences:
- a CDS encoding response regulator transcription factor, whose protein sequence is MHKIILVEDHFLMAQAISQVIEKNTQYKVLKICRNGKELMQLLTEQKVSPDLIMLDINMPVMNGFETAEWLQDEFPKIKFITLTMNDDEASLIKMFTLGAKGYILKDADEDHLLDAIRIVIKDGFYFSEHASQILFGAMNFKQNKLSSAKPEIQLREKEIELLKWSCTELTYKEIAAKMNLSPKTIDGYRESLFEKLELHSRVGMAVYAIRHGIFKI, encoded by the coding sequence ATGCATAAAATCATTCTTGTTGAAGACCATTTTTTAATGGCGCAGGCCATAAGTCAGGTAATTGAAAAAAACACTCAGTATAAAGTACTGAAAATTTGTAGAAATGGGAAAGAATTAATGCAACTTTTGACAGAGCAAAAAGTAAGTCCCGACCTTATCATGCTGGACATCAACATGCCCGTCATGAATGGATTCGAAACAGCTGAATGGCTTCAAGACGAATTTCCCAAAATTAAATTTATCACACTTACCATGAATGATGATGAAGCATCTCTGATAAAAATGTTCACACTTGGTGCAAAAGGGTATATTTTGAAAGATGCGGATGAAGATCATTTATTGGACGCCATCAGAATTGTGATAAAAGATGGGTTCTATTTTAGCGAGCACGCTTCACAGATACTTTTTGGTGCAATGAATTTCAAGCAAAATAAATTGTCCTCTGCAAAACCAGAAATCCAACTTAGAGAAAAAGAGATCGAATTATTAAAATGGTCATGTACTGAGTTAACCTATAAGGAAATTGCAGCTAAAATGAACCTCAGTCCTAAAACAATAGATGGATACCGCGAATCTCTCTTTGAAAAATTAGAATTGCACTCCAGGGTAGGTATGGCTGTATATGCCATAAGACATGGGATATTCAAAATTTAA
- the murQ gene encoding N-acetylmuramic acid 6-phosphate etherase has translation MEEFKRTTESESSHQELEHKSVLELLNGLNEEDQSVPFLVAKCIPQIQALINDLVPKMKEGGRLFYIGAGTSGRLGIVDASECPPTFGVPQGWVIGIIAGGDGAIRKAVEFAEDSETQGWEDLQSYGIDSLDTVIGIAASGTTPYVIHALKQCQEKNILTACITCNPGAPILKYSNHQIVCEVGPEFLTGSTRLKSGTAQKLILNMISTVTMIRLGRVKGNKMVDMQLSNNKLIERGVRMITQLKSISESEARKILLETGSVREALLKLN, from the coding sequence ATGGAAGAATTTAAAAGAACCACAGAATCCGAATCCAGCCATCAAGAGCTGGAACATAAATCGGTTCTTGAATTATTGAATGGCCTGAATGAAGAAGATCAAAGCGTTCCATTTTTAGTTGCCAAATGCATTCCCCAGATCCAAGCACTGATCAACGATTTAGTGCCCAAAATGAAAGAGGGAGGAAGACTTTTTTACATAGGTGCAGGAACCAGCGGCAGGTTAGGTATCGTGGATGCCTCTGAATGTCCTCCTACATTCGGCGTGCCGCAAGGATGGGTCATAGGAATCATCGCAGGTGGTGATGGTGCCATCAGAAAAGCAGTAGAATTCGCAGAAGACAGCGAGACACAGGGTTGGGAAGACTTGCAGAGTTACGGAATTGATTCGCTTGATACCGTAATCGGCATTGCAGCAAGTGGAACGACTCCCTATGTCATACACGCCTTAAAACAATGCCAGGAAAAAAATATACTCACCGCTTGCATCACATGCAATCCCGGTGCACCCATTTTAAAATATTCAAATCATCAGATAGTTTGTGAAGTAGGACCTGAATTTCTAACAGGCAGTACAAGATTAAAATCCGGAACTGCCCAAAAACTCATTCTCAACATGATCAGTACTGTTACCATGATCCGACTTGGTAGAGTAAAAGGAAATAAAATGGTGGACATGCAACTCAGCAACAACAAACTGATAGAACGTGGTGTGCGCATGATTACACAATTAAAATCAATTTCAGAATCAGAGGCCAGAAAAATCTTATTGGAAACAGGTAGTGTCCGAGAAGCACTTTTGAAATTGAATTAA
- a CDS encoding sodium:solute symporter produces MSQALVLLIVLIGYFCLLIAISFLTGKDNSNESFFSANRNSKWYLVAFGMIGASLSGVTFISIPGVVGAGGVNQNFSYMQMVWGYLIGYMIIANVLMPIYYQYNVTSIYEYLNERLGIHAYKTGAAFFLLSRLIGSSFRMYIVAMVMHQFIFTHYHLPFWLTVLVSIFLIWVYTFRGGIKTIVISDTFQTFCMIGSLILTIYFLSEKFDTSFLGYFKKVLASDYGKIFYFDAGWSDSNYFFKQVIGGMLIALVMTGLDQDMMQKNLTCRNLKEAQLNMFSFSMLLFFVNFAFLSLGAGLYLFAAQEGIALPAKSDQLFPMIAFNYLTGFGSILFLLGLTASNYASADSALASLTTSYCIDFLNFRTVHWDEQKKKKIRTMVHLGFSLLIFLVIIIFYWLNNDAVINKVFQFAGYTYGPILGLFSFAILSNRKIKFHAWLPLICIAAPLLTYFINENSKFWFNGFTFGNLLVAVNGLICYIGLYSISSKK; encoded by the coding sequence ATGTCACAGGCGCTGGTATTGCTCATTGTACTGATTGGATATTTCTGTCTGTTGATTGCCATTTCTTTTTTAACAGGCAAGGACAACTCAAACGAAAGTTTCTTCAGTGCAAACCGCAATTCAAAGTGGTATCTGGTAGCGTTTGGGATGATAGGTGCTAGCCTGTCTGGGGTAACATTTATCAGCATCCCGGGAGTAGTGGGTGCAGGAGGCGTAAATCAGAATTTCAGTTACATGCAGATGGTTTGGGGCTATTTGATCGGATACATGATCATCGCAAACGTCCTCATGCCCATTTATTATCAATACAACGTCACCTCGATTTATGAATATCTCAATGAGCGACTGGGCATTCATGCCTACAAGACCGGTGCAGCGTTTTTTCTTTTGTCCCGACTGATAGGCTCCTCTTTCAGGATGTACATTGTGGCCATGGTCATGCATCAATTTATTTTTACACATTATCATTTGCCTTTCTGGCTCACTGTCCTGGTATCCATTTTCCTGATCTGGGTCTATACCTTCAGAGGGGGAATAAAGACCATCGTAATTTCTGATACGTTTCAGACCTTTTGTATGATTGGTTCACTTATACTCACCATTTATTTTTTGAGTGAAAAATTTGACACCAGTTTTTTAGGATATTTCAAAAAGGTGTTGGCATCTGATTATGGAAAGATATTTTATTTTGATGCGGGGTGGAGTGATTCCAACTACTTTTTCAAACAAGTCATTGGTGGCATGCTCATAGCTCTGGTCATGACCGGATTGGATCAGGACATGATGCAAAAAAATCTTACCTGTCGCAATCTCAAAGAAGCACAACTGAATATGTTTAGCTTTTCCATGCTGTTGTTTTTTGTCAACTTTGCTTTCCTGTCATTGGGTGCCGGTCTTTATCTTTTTGCTGCACAGGAGGGCATTGCCTTGCCTGCAAAATCTGATCAACTGTTCCCAATGATTGCATTCAATTACCTGACAGGGTTTGGATCCATATTATTTCTCCTTGGTCTGACCGCTTCCAATTACGCCAGCGCAGATTCTGCATTGGCATCACTTACAACTTCTTATTGCATTGATTTTTTAAACTTTCGGACTGTACATTGGGATGAACAGAAAAAGAAAAAAATCAGAACAATGGTGCATCTGGGATTTTCTCTTTTAATCTTTCTGGTCATCATTATATTTTATTGGCTGAACAACGATGCAGTGATTAACAAGGTGTTTCAGTTTGCCGGATACACGTATGGTCCTATATTAGGTTTGTTTAGTTTTGCCATTCTCTCCAATAGAAAAATAAAATTTCATGCCTGGTTACCGTTGATATGCATTGCCGCACCTTTACTCACTTATTTCATTAATGAAAATTCCAAATTCTGGTTTAATGGCTTCACATTTGGAAATTTATTGGTAGCGGTCAATGGCCTTATCTGCTATATAGGATTGTATTCGATCTCTTCAAAAAAATAA
- a CDS encoding caspase family protein, producing the protein MAKRAVVVGINDYAPIGGGGPDLRGCVNDARDMANTLVICGFPVPNIRILTDRNATKANILNYLRWLVSTSVRGDSIVFYYSGHGTRVTNVGADLEIEGLDEAICPHDFNTAGFITDDVFKSIFDTLKPGVNLEVIFDCCHSGTGTRILFGPNFELNRIGVENDEYSAVRTIEPMLEDEFYYAFHREFETDENKKALPLKKALVPVSTLNHTLWAACKDNQVSMEGNIGGSIRGYFTYHFCRCLRSVSGNITRRLLDAQVANALHAMGAAQINQTESKNTEFAQRIFT; encoded by the coding sequence ATGGCAAAAAGAGCAGTAGTGGTCGGAATAAACGACTATGCACCAATTGGTGGCGGAGGACCGGACCTTCGAGGTTGTGTTAATGATGCCAGAGACATGGCTAACACTCTGGTAATTTGTGGTTTTCCTGTTCCAAACATCAGAATCCTTACAGACAGGAATGCAACTAAAGCTAACATTTTAAATTATTTACGTTGGCTGGTTAGCACTTCTGTTCGTGGAGACTCCATAGTATTTTACTATTCAGGACATGGGACAAGAGTCACAAATGTAGGTGCTGATCTTGAAATAGAAGGATTGGATGAAGCAATTTGCCCTCATGACTTCAATACAGCAGGATTTATTACTGATGATGTGTTTAAATCCATTTTTGATACTTTGAAGCCTGGTGTGAATCTGGAGGTAATTTTTGATTGTTGCCATTCAGGAACTGGAACAAGAATTCTATTCGGACCAAACTTTGAATTAAATCGAATCGGTGTTGAGAATGATGAATATTCAGCAGTAAGAACTATTGAACCAATGTTGGAGGATGAATTTTATTATGCTTTTCATAGAGAATTCGAAACAGATGAGAATAAGAAGGCTTTACCACTTAAAAAAGCATTAGTACCTGTTTCTACATTGAATCATACTTTGTGGGCAGCATGCAAGGATAATCAAGTGAGCATGGAAGGGAATATAGGTGGATCCATAAGAGGCTATTTTACTTACCACTTTTGCCGCTGCCTTCGTTCAGTTTCAGGAAATATTACCAGAAGATTACTGGACGCACAGGTCGCAAATGCACTACATGCCATGGGTGCTGCACAAATCAACCAAACTGAATCAAAAAACACTGAGTTTGCTCAAAGGATTTTTACCTGA
- a CDS encoding PAS domain-containing sensor histidine kinase, which yields MRQHGISIGLVLIVSIACFLFVDLVGYRVVALVLLVTVSLLAMLFEISPVLIAAVLSALIWNFFFIPPIFTFHVDHAEDLLMFLMYFLVAMVNAVLTFKIREAETIARDKEEKENALRHYNVLLNSLSHELRTPIATIIGAVDTLKENNKQLTELSKEELLNSIDLASIRLNRQVENLLNMSRVETGMFKLKLDWCDLNDLIHSIVQKIQPSSVQQRILIQTTDNLPLFKIDAVLIEQAIQNILHNAVQYTPEGTQIKIDLAYQIDKCIIIISDQGKGFPEEEIHLVFDKFYRLHNSPTGGTGLGLSIAKGFTEAHHGSIKLENKPEGGARFTLEIPAETSFINNLKNE from the coding sequence ATCAGACAACATGGGATCAGTATTGGACTTGTGTTGATCGTTTCTATAGCCTGCTTTCTATTTGTTGATCTTGTCGGTTACCGGGTAGTGGCTCTGGTTCTTCTGGTCACAGTCTCTTTACTCGCCATGCTCTTTGAAATCTCCCCGGTCTTAATCGCAGCTGTTTTGAGTGCACTTATTTGGAATTTCTTTTTCATACCGCCCATTTTTACTTTCCACGTAGATCATGCAGAAGATTTGTTGATGTTTCTCATGTATTTTCTGGTCGCCATGGTAAATGCAGTATTGACCTTCAAAATTAGGGAAGCAGAAACCATCGCAAGAGATAAAGAAGAAAAAGAAAATGCATTAAGACATTACAATGTTTTACTTAATTCGCTTTCCCACGAATTGAGAACACCCATCGCTACCATCATTGGTGCGGTGGACACCTTAAAGGAAAATAATAAACAACTAACTGAATTATCAAAAGAGGAACTATTGAACTCAATAGATTTGGCAAGCATCCGATTGAACAGACAGGTAGAGAACTTGCTCAACATGAGTCGTGTGGAGACAGGAATGTTCAAACTAAAACTTGATTGGTGTGACCTGAATGATCTCATTCATTCCATAGTCCAAAAAATCCAACCATCCTCAGTTCAGCAGCGAATACTGATTCAAACAACAGATAATTTGCCATTATTCAAAATTGACGCAGTCCTGATTGAACAAGCAATTCAGAACATCCTGCACAATGCGGTGCAGTATACCCCTGAAGGAACTCAAATCAAAATTGATTTGGCCTATCAAATTGATAAATGCATCATTATTATTTCAGATCAGGGAAAAGGATTTCCGGAAGAAGAAATTCATTTAGTATTTGATAAATTTTACCGACTGCACAACAGCCCCACAGGCGGAACAGGATTAGGATTGTCCATTGCCAAAGGATTTACAGAAGCTCATCACGGGTCTATCAAACTGGAAAACAAACCTGAAGGAGGAGCCAGATTTACCTTAGAAATTCCTGCTGAAACTTCATTTATAAACAACCTAAAAAATGAATAA
- a CDS encoding KUP/HAK/KT family potassium transporter, with protein sequence MSKNNTPGKVTIASVLVALGIIYGDIGTSPLYVLKAIIGDKPIEEILVLGGVSCIFWTLTLQTTIKYIYLTLKADNQGEGGIFSLYALVKRYGKWLVIPTILGATTLLADGIITPPISVASAVEGLGMIKGLEHLPTVPIVIVILSLLFFFQRFGTQKVGSAFGPVMVIWFVMLFTLGLFQLLKHPEILHSLNPRYAFELLVKYPHGFWLLGAVFLATTGAEALYSDLGHCGRKNIRISWMFVKTCLLVNYLGQAAWVLHQDSGFLEGRNPFFEIMPLWFLMAGIIIATAATIIASQALISGSYTLINEAMNLNFWPRVAVRQPTETKGQIYIPSVNYILWIGCILMILYFKSSTHMEAAYGFSITIAMIMTTILLSFFLYFRLKWNKILVLGILIFFGAIELSFFIANVAKIKERWMFLFFELFIFATMYIWFYARKINNRFTKFTDLGKYVSQIRELSEDDAIPKFSTHLIYLTKANNRHEIEEKIVKSIFSKKPKRSDVYWFVHIHRTENPYTLDYDVSELVDDKIIKVNINTGFRIQPRTELYFKKIVQDLVAKRELNLHVRPDGSTRYNNEPDFKFVVLEKFLSVENEFTLKDGLLLNSYFYLKHLGLSDEKAFGLDKSDVVVEQVPLVYQTASSIELKRISENDN encoded by the coding sequence ATGTCAAAAAACAATACTCCTGGTAAGGTAACCATAGCATCTGTCTTGGTTGCACTTGGCATCATCTATGGCGATATTGGTACGAGTCCATTATATGTTCTGAAAGCCATCATTGGTGATAAGCCCATAGAAGAAATTTTAGTCCTAGGAGGTGTATCCTGCATCTTCTGGACCCTCACCTTGCAAACTACCATAAAATACATTTACCTTACCCTTAAGGCTGATAACCAGGGTGAAGGTGGTATATTTTCCTTATACGCGCTCGTCAAGCGTTATGGAAAGTGGTTGGTCATTCCGACCATATTAGGTGCCACCACCTTGTTGGCCGATGGTATCATTACCCCGCCCATTTCGGTAGCATCCGCAGTGGAAGGGCTTGGCATGATCAAAGGCTTGGAACATTTGCCAACTGTTCCTATTGTGATAGTGATACTTTCACTGTTGTTCTTTTTCCAAAGATTTGGCACACAAAAAGTAGGAAGCGCATTCGGACCTGTGATGGTTATTTGGTTTGTCATGTTATTCACGCTTGGTCTTTTTCAATTGCTAAAGCATCCTGAGATCTTACATAGTTTAAATCCTCGGTATGCATTTGAATTATTGGTGAAATACCCCCATGGATTTTGGTTGCTCGGTGCCGTCTTTCTTGCTACCACTGGAGCAGAAGCTTTGTATTCGGACCTTGGTCACTGTGGAAGAAAAAATATCAGAATCAGCTGGATGTTTGTAAAAACCTGTCTGCTGGTAAATTACCTTGGTCAGGCAGCATGGGTGTTACACCAGGATTCGGGTTTTCTCGAAGGCAGAAATCCGTTCTTCGAAATTATGCCTCTGTGGTTTCTGATGGCCGGAATCATAATAGCTACTGCTGCAACCATCATCGCTTCACAGGCACTTATCAGCGGCAGCTACACGCTGATAAATGAGGCAATGAATTTGAATTTCTGGCCCAGGGTAGCTGTACGACAACCCACCGAAACAAAAGGCCAGATCTATATTCCCAGTGTAAATTACATTCTTTGGATTGGTTGCATCCTGATGATTCTATATTTCAAATCCTCCACCCACATGGAAGCAGCCTATGGATTCAGCATCACTATTGCCATGATTATGACCACCATATTATTAAGCTTCTTCCTGTACTTCAGACTCAAATGGAATAAAATCTTGGTGTTGGGAATTCTGATTTTCTTTGGTGCTATTGAATTGTCCTTTTTTATCGCAAACGTGGCGAAAATAAAAGAAAGATGGATGTTTTTATTTTTTGAATTATTCATTTTTGCCACCATGTATATTTGGTTTTATGCCCGTAAAATAAATAACAGATTTACAAAATTCACAGACCTTGGAAAATACGTCTCCCAAATCAGAGAACTAAGCGAGGATGATGCAATTCCTAAATTTTCTACCCACCTTATTTATCTGACAAAGGCAAACAACAGGCATGAAATTGAAGAAAAAATTGTAAAATCAATATTTTCTAAAAAACCAAAGCGATCTGACGTCTATTGGTTTGTCCACATTCACCGCACTGAAAATCCATATACCCTGGATTATGATGTATCTGAATTGGTAGATGATAAAATCATCAAAGTGAACATCAACACTGGCTTCCGTATCCAACCACGCACAGAATTGTATTTTAAAAAAATCGTTCAGGATCTGGTTGCTAAAAGAGAATTGAATCTGCATGTACGTCCGGACGGCTCAACCAGATATAACAATGAACCGGATTTCAAATTTGTAGTACTCGAAAAATTCCTTTCCGTAGAAAATGAATTTACGCTGAAAGATGGCCTGCTCCTGAATTCCTATTTCTATCTCAAACATCTGGGCTTAAGTGATGAAAAGGCTTTTGGATTAGACAAATCTGATGTAGTGGTAGAACAAGTTCCCCTGGTCTATCAGACTGCCTCTAGCATTGAATTAAAAAGAATATCTGAAAATGATAATTAA
- a CDS encoding porin yields MTKIFLHILFCILYLTIAVGQEISIGTNENKEEIKISAFLDVFYAYDFNQPQDGKRQYFFYNHNRHNEFNLNLGYLKLAYNNKKLRANLALQSGTYPNDNYASEPGLLKALFEANVGYALNSKNNLWMDVGIFASHIGFESAISQENWTLSRSMLAENSPYYLTGAKLTYKPTARFEYMALICNGWQHIQKIKGNSLPSFGTQIKYFPKENIELNWSTFIGTDDPDSSRRMRYFNNFYTKFQLNKRIGFIAGMDLGMQQITKNSMYHNAWFSPILICRFAFTDHWAAAFRAEYYEDLTGIIIPLNNNTAFETMGWSLNLDYNPTPMISYRVEGRSLNGNHNLFTGKNNNSTSQNFCILGSVAVNFSRMVR; encoded by the coding sequence ATGACTAAAATTTTCTTACACATACTATTTTGTATACTTTACCTAACTATTGCAGTTGGCCAGGAAATATCAATTGGTACAAATGAAAATAAAGAGGAAATAAAAATAAGTGCATTTCTGGATGTTTTTTATGCTTATGATTTCAATCAACCTCAAGATGGTAAAAGACAATATTTTTTTTATAATCATAATCGGCACAATGAATTCAATTTAAATTTGGGTTATCTAAAATTGGCCTATAACAATAAAAAATTAAGAGCCAATCTGGCTTTGCAATCCGGCACATACCCTAATGACAACTATGCCTCAGAACCGGGATTATTGAAAGCATTATTTGAAGCAAATGTGGGATACGCACTGAATAGTAAAAATAACTTATGGATGGATGTTGGAATTTTCGCTTCCCATATAGGCTTCGAAAGTGCCATTTCACAGGAAAACTGGACGCTGAGCAGATCCATGTTAGCAGAAAATTCACCCTACTATCTTACAGGCGCCAAATTAACCTACAAACCAACAGCCCGCTTTGAATATATGGCTTTAATCTGCAACGGTTGGCAACACATCCAAAAAATAAAAGGCAATTCTCTCCCATCTTTTGGCACACAAATAAAATATTTTCCTAAAGAAAATATTGAATTAAACTGGAGTACTTTTATTGGAACCGATGACCCCGACTCCTCTCGCAGAATGAGATATTTCAATAACTTTTATACCAAATTCCAACTGAACAAAAGGATTGGTTTTATTGCTGGAATGGATTTAGGCATGCAACAAATCACCAAAAACAGCATGTATCATAATGCGTGGTTCAGCCCAATCCTGATCTGCAGATTTGCCTTCACCGACCATTGGGCAGCTGCATTCCGGGCAGAATATTATGAAGACCTTACCGGAATAATCATCCCACTCAACAATAATACTGCATTTGAAACTATGGGCTGGTCTTTAAATTTGGATTACAACCCTACTCCCATGATTAGTTACAGAGTGGAAGGCAGAAGTCTAAATGGTAACCATAATCTATTTACCGGGAAGAACAATAATTCAACCAGCCAAAACTTTTGTATTTTGGGATCAGTGGCTGTAAACTTTAGTAGAATGGTCCGTTGA
- a CDS encoding response regulator transcription factor encodes MNKAEILIIDDEPQIRKLLEINLESNGYKVLQASTGQEGILMAANHPPELILLDLGLPDKSGHEVLKEIKTWYNKSIIILSVLDDESNIVTALDNGATDYLTKPFRTGELLARIRCCIRKNGPEENHSSIQAGDLSIDLVARIVKKNNILIKLTSTEFNLLALFAKNEGRVLTHQYILKSIWGVAYQLETQYLRVFVASLRKKIEDNPNNPRHIITESGVGYRFN; translated from the coding sequence ATGAATAAAGCCGAAATTCTAATCATCGATGACGAACCGCAAATCAGAAAACTTCTGGAAATAAATCTGGAGAGTAATGGTTACAAAGTCCTACAGGCCTCAACAGGTCAGGAAGGTATTCTGATGGCTGCAAATCATCCTCCGGAACTCATTCTGCTTGACCTTGGTCTTCCCGATAAAAGTGGTCATGAAGTATTAAAAGAGATTAAAACCTGGTATAATAAATCCATCATCATTCTCTCTGTCCTGGACGATGAATCCAATATTGTAACTGCTTTGGACAATGGAGCAACTGACTATCTGACCAAGCCATTCAGAACCGGAGAACTCCTTGCTCGGATCAGATGCTGTATCAGAAAAAATGGACCTGAAGAAAATCACAGCAGCATACAAGCAGGAGATTTATCGATTGATCTGGTAGCCAGAATAGTAAAGAAAAATAATATCCTGATAAAACTAACTTCAACTGAATTTAACTTGCTTGCCTTATTTGCAAAAAATGAAGGGAGGGTACTTACACATCAATATATTCTTAAAAGTATTTGGGGCGTTGCATATCAACTGGAAACACAATATCTAAGGGTGTTTGTAGCCAGCTTAAGAAAAAAAATAGAAGACAACCCTAATAATCCCAGGCATATTATCACGGAGAGTGGTGTCGGGTATCGTTTTAACTAG